Proteins encoded together in one Planctopirus ephydatiae window:
- a CDS encoding dihydrodipicolinate synthase family protein, producing the protein MHSISKARQQLQKKLFPQGIPRLWCPSLTHFSAAAQFDVQRIRAHVTAMSPWIGGLLVPGSTGEGWEMTDDDIEQLLEITFDIAHSLNLPVLIGVLKTSTDNVISGIQRLHQFSQHPRFAGFTVCPPQGEKLTQPEILAGLRKVFDTVHPIALYQLPQVTRNEVSPETVQWLAANYHNLILFKDTSGHDRVATSGVDLQGVFLVRGAEAGGYAPWLKEAGGPYDGFLLSTANVFAKELATMIQLAEAGQIDEARTLSTRLETLVRQTFDSVKSISAGNPFTNANKVLDHIRAYGENFHTQPAPLLYSGISLPWEPIAQGHERLKEWQPALLTGYLNTQ; encoded by the coding sequence ATGCATTCCATTTCAAAAGCCCGTCAGCAGTTACAGAAAAAACTTTTCCCTCAGGGAATTCCGCGACTCTGGTGCCCCTCATTGACGCACTTCTCAGCCGCCGCTCAGTTCGACGTCCAGAGAATTCGCGCTCATGTCACCGCGATGTCACCCTGGATCGGTGGACTACTGGTTCCCGGATCGACAGGCGAAGGCTGGGAGATGACCGATGACGATATTGAGCAGCTGCTGGAAATCACCTTCGATATTGCCCACTCCCTCAACCTTCCCGTCCTGATTGGTGTCCTGAAAACCTCAACAGACAACGTTATTAGTGGCATCCAAAGGCTGCATCAATTTTCACAGCATCCACGGTTTGCGGGTTTCACAGTCTGTCCACCGCAAGGTGAAAAGTTAACACAGCCCGAAATTCTAGCTGGCTTACGCAAGGTCTTTGATACAGTTCACCCGATCGCTCTCTATCAGTTGCCACAAGTCACCAGGAATGAAGTCTCACCAGAAACAGTGCAATGGCTGGCAGCCAATTACCACAATCTCATCCTGTTCAAAGACACCAGCGGACATGACCGTGTCGCAACCTCCGGCGTCGATCTGCAGGGCGTCTTTCTGGTTCGCGGTGCGGAAGCTGGCGGCTATGCCCCCTGGCTGAAAGAAGCGGGCGGGCCCTACGATGGATTTCTACTGAGCACTGCCAATGTCTTTGCCAAAGAACTGGCGACCATGATTCAACTCGCAGAAGCGGGCCAGATCGACGAAGCGAGAACACTTTCGACTCGACTCGAAACACTGGTGCGGCAGACCTTCGATTCGGTGAAATCCATCTCGGCAGGCAATCCCTTTACCAATGCCAACAAAGTGCTCGATCACATCCGGGCTTATGGAGAAAACTTCCACACTCAGCCAGCACCATTGCTTTACAGTGGTATTTCGCTTCCCTGGGAACCCATAGCTCAAGGGCATGAACGACTGAAGGAATGGCAGCCAGCACTACTGACCGGATATCTCAACACTCAGTGA
- a CDS encoding DJ-1/PfpI family protein: protein MSQPKVLIVVGDATETVDTLYPYYRLIEGGYQPVVAAPEKRKYQMVLHEVKPGWTITKEWEGYSIDAEIAFKDIRPEEYAGIFFSGGRAPEYIREDEDLLNITRWFWEKGLPMASVCHGVEIPARAGIVKGLRMATVAKCRFDLEICGGIYVNEPCVIDRNMVSGRTYHDSGHFVGPWIQMLDRSRKA, encoded by the coding sequence GTGTCACAGCCCAAAGTTCTCATCGTTGTCGGAGACGCGACAGAAACCGTCGATACGCTTTATCCTTACTACCGCTTAATTGAAGGAGGATATCAGCCTGTTGTAGCCGCTCCGGAAAAACGCAAGTATCAGATGGTTCTGCACGAAGTGAAGCCCGGCTGGACGATCACCAAAGAGTGGGAAGGCTATTCAATTGATGCAGAGATCGCCTTCAAAGACATTCGCCCTGAAGAGTATGCCGGGATCTTCTTCAGTGGGGGCAGGGCTCCTGAGTATATTCGCGAAGACGAAGATCTGCTGAACATCACCCGCTGGTTCTGGGAAAAGGGCCTGCCGATGGCCAGTGTTTGCCATGGCGTCGAAATCCCGGCTCGTGCTGGCATTGTCAAAGGTCTACGCATGGCGACTGTCGCCAAATGCCGCTTCGATCTTGAAATCTGCGGCGGCATCTATGTCAACGAACCCTGTGTGATTGATCGAAACATGGTGAGTGGTCGCACTTACCACGACAGCGGCCACTTTGTGGGCCCATGGATTCAAATGCTCGATCGCTCTCGCAAAGCCTGA